ataataaccccaaactggaaacagcccagagTCCGTGcggataaactgtggtatattcatttACGTTTTCTGCAATTTCCTGTGTActtcacaataaaacaaaaaaaggctaaAGAAAGGTAATATAGGGTGTTTGTGATCTGTAAAAGCATTGTGTAGAAGGCAAATGTTCACTTCAGTCTCTACTATTCTTTTATATAcagggtatcatgctaagtgaaataagtcagacagagaaagacaaataccatatgatttcgcttatatgtggaatctaaaaaaacaaacaaaaaacaaaataaattcaggtACAGAgtatattttgatggttgccagattgggggggaatgggtgaaggtggggaagggataaagaaatacaaattgacagttacaaaatagtcatggggatataaagtacagcatagggaacatagtcaataatattatagtaactatgtatggtgtcagatgggtactagacttatcaggctGATTACTTggaagttatagaaatgtctaatcactatgttgtatacctgcaACTAATACAATTTTgtatgtaattgaaaaagaaaaaaattatttaagaaaaagaaaccctgctGGAAGGTATATCCCACAGGGTggcaaaaaaagttaaaagatacacacaaagaaaatttGATACATATTGAAGAATAGAAACATATAAAAGGTACACCTAGAGAACAGcacagattttggaattatcagacagggacttaattataaaaatgctgAAGGATTTTGTGGAAATGGTGGACTATGTGTGTGAAGAGCTGGGAAATTTCAGCAGAGagagaaattacaaaataataaaatggtaattgtagaaatgaaaaatacaatatccgATGCCTTTAACAGCAGATTGAACTCAAGATCAAGAATAAGTGAGCTTGGATTTAGATCAATagaaaaaaccaaaactgaaatataaaaaggaaaaaataaacagaatcgAGTATCCATGATCTGTGAGAAAATATCAGATggtttaataacaaaaaaatcagtaacaatataGGGAGATTTAAACATGATCAAATGACCTAACTGGCATATACAAAATGCTACACCCAACAGCAGCATAATACACAACCAAATTCTTTTGAAGTGCTGGATTATAAAATGTCTCAATAAAAATCAGTGGCTTTATTTAAATCACACAAAGTATACTCTACGACCACAAcatataaattagaaatcaataatataacTAGAAAATGcccaattatttgaaaattaaataacataactCATGGGCCACAGAAGAAATTgcaaggaaaatcagaaaatattttaaataatgaaaataaaacatatcaaacTTTGTGATTTGCAACTAAAGATAGTagttaaagataaaatttttacCTCTAAATtcttttattagagaaaaaagGTGTAAACTCAATGATCTAAACTtacaccttaagaaactagaaaatgatcaaattaaacccaaaggaagtttaaagaaataataacaagaaaagtggaaataaatgaaacagagaccaatagagaaaatcaacagtcAAAAGTAGgttatcaataaaattgataaacccctAACAATACTAatcaagagagaaaacacaaattaccttAGGAATGAAAAAAGGGACATCATTACATAATGAtcctaaatatattaaaaggatattATAGTTTTGTcactattatttaataatttagctgaaataaattccttaaaaagCACAACACATGAAATtgacaaagaattagaaaatctaaatagtaCAATACTAAGAAAGTGAATTCCTAATTAAATACcataaagaaaactccaggccagCATTGCTTCTCCTGTGAATTCTATCAAACGTTTCAGGAAGAAATAGCACCAACCTTACAACAAACTCTCCCAGAGCACAGAAGGAAACACTTCAGTTTACTTTTAAATACACTGTTCAATATAAAAATTGTGCTTAAAGAGGAATGTAACTTGTAGAAACTGGAATCaagattaatattaatttatcttttaggTTAACCAACATTCAGGAAAAGCAGTTTGTCTTTTTTGGCATGAGAGATCAATATTGTAACTGTTTGTATCATGCAATGTTAAAGGGAGGCATACTCTGCACTTTAGTGGTTTTACATAGGTAGGTTTTCTTACACTGAGGCTATACCTGGAAGAAACAtacctattttttaaagcagtaattttttaaaactttagttcCTAATGATTTGTCATGTGGAAATTTGCAGTGAAGCAAAAATGAAGTCAAGTAATTTAATTCTTATTGTTCTAAAATCTCTGCATAGATTTCTGATGTGTGTGACCAGTATATGGTTGTTCTGACTTTACTGTCAGACATTTCATGAAACCCTAAGATGattaaaaacaatggaaagacACTGAGATCTTACTGTTCAAATACAACTGGTTCCTTTATTCCAAAGTACTTGAGTTATACTTTCTGTCAATCGGGTATTACAATGGAAACGAAAAAAAGTGATGTGTTGTTTTATTCACATGCTAATACTTTTTGAAGTTGTAATATATTTCACACAAAGGACTATCTACTATAtgtaagatagaaaaaaaattactagaggCTCATATCCATCACCAAGCTCAAGAGAGAACACTCGACACTGCTGGAAGCCTCTTCCATGCCCTTCTCTGAGCAAGCACCCTTTCAccgtttcttcagtttcttcagggatatctttttcttctgtgcaacCTCCTCTTCTGATTTAGGAACAATCTGCTCTTTCTCAGAGAGGACCACCTCAGTGTGGCATGGGGAGCTCGTGCATGGCTTAATCTGCCCATGAGCTCGGTAACTTCCACGCTCCACCTTAGGAGCGTTGTTCACCTACGGTAGCTGTGCTCAATAACCACAGTCTACATTTAAACCCTTACGTTCAGCATTACTTTCTGCATTTTAAAGTGTGTGCAACAAAAATTCTGCACTCTTTTTGGGCCACCAACACTGCGTTCAATCccactgtttggcctgggcacaCTTACCAACTCCACCATTGTAATGACAGAATGGCACACATTGCTCCTATAACATGACATCTTTTAGATACTTGGTGGCTTTCCGGGTATGCATACACTTGATGGCCTGGTGAGTTTCATAAATGTTCTTAAAATGAACATGAAGATTTGGAACTCTCGATTTACGTGATTTTATGGGGTTCTCTGGGTCAAGCAGCTAGCAAACCATTTTCAGAAGTTACTTCAGGTTGCTTATGGGAAGAATGTATACTGTTTGTTTTACTATGATCAGATTTCTCAGTCAACACTGTATTTGTGAGATTCAATCATACTGATAAATATAGTTCTaggtcatttcttttcattgtggtATAGTGTCCCACTGATGAACACGTGTTTTTGCCTTTGCATATGTAAAAATGTACAATAAACagctatctttttttaaaaggggaactAGCATTCCATGTTCACGAGTGAGCAGAGACTAGAATTTCAACCCTTTCAGAAATATTGGGAAAGACAATCTCATACTTCCCTCTATACCCGTGAGTCATCCTCATCCAAAAACATAGGTAGATGGTATAATAATTTGTACTACTTCAGTAAGGATGTTGCATTGTTATAAAGTACAAAAGTTAGAATTTTTATGGACAGTCTACAAACTAAAAATCACCTGACTTACTTTGTTGAGTATACCTTTCAGTATGTTTTGACTTTTGGAACCATGTTAATGTTTtgcaaaccaaaaataaataaataacatcaacAAGCATtggtagaaaaattttaaaatagaatacaaatagaaaatatctaattatatattattcataatcacatcaaagtgattttaaaaactgtcccAAGCAACTTTTCAACACAGTATTTTAACTATAGACTTTCATATTTGAGATGAAAAGAACTATAAATGAATATTAACCCTAGTCAGTAAATTTTTTCACAACAGTATGAAGACAGCTACTCTGAAATTCCTTTCCGCGTAATCTAGGGattgagaaaatacatatttttagaataatggGAGAACAGAGTAACAAATATGGAGAGGGTGAAGAATGAATCCAAGCTGTTGGATTAAAATGAGAATTACCGTGTGATTCATGGTTATATACAGACAcgtacacatatgtacacacataaacacacagatatatatgagtatgtgtgcTTCATACTTCTGTCCACTGAGACAGCCTAAAAGCAATGACCTCAGTAGTAATGGGTACATCTAGCACCCTGACCTCGGTTTCTAAAAACAACTCTGTACCTTAAAAACCTAGGATTCCTTGGAGAAATCGCTGATTCCAGTACTGGAGGGGACCAGAAAGACAAAGGAGCCTGGATAATATTCTTGAACCAAAAAGAAGTGCTCACAAAACAGTGGGAACATGTCAAAAAAATATAGAGGCCAACTTGACAGGAATTGCACTGGCCAAATCTAAAGAAATATGAGCGCAAAACAATGATAGCAAAGATGATAAACCAGTGAATAACTCTTGAATCcacaatgacatttaaaaaaataaacaaataagcaaataaatgggggagaaaggaaagctatTCCTTACAGAATAccaaatattaaatacaaagggtgccaaaaaaaaaatgtatacacattttaagaaaggaaaaaactgtattcaaattgtaatactcaatatatactgataacaaaagatgaatacaagtcacgtttgacttctgcaattacaagaggtgctcagagtggttaccatcagtgtccagacacttctgattacagctaACATCATTTGGTAGACTTCTGCGGCGAgcgtgtaaactgttccaacaccacagcagaagaagcaggacttgCTGCTGTGCGAGGCCTCCCGATCTCCCCTTGTGCACGTCACACACAGTACCACGCATCTCAAACTTATCATGAATGCAATCAttaggtgtgttggaggttctgttgcatactcacacTTCCATTGTCATTGTACTGTCATaacattctcgaatttcaaataccacttcaaaatggtcttgggCTCCTCGAACAGCCATGCTTCTGTCATTTTCTgtgactgtcctgcctgttgcatggtgatgctagcattcatttgattaacaccatcttttgagcgaacgtcatactacacattgctaccataattcaattcaactttgaaaatacatagataatatctcttaaaatatgtatccatttttttggcatcctcggTATACACAGAATAGTTagaaaatcactattttgtaGCTATCATCATCATAATTGAGCCAGGTAAGAATAATCAGTGGTTGCTAAAACTAATGAAAGTTTGATGAGGAACAGGATATTTACACAGTCTCAAATTATCTCCTCAATTTATTTCTAAGGGGAAAACAGTAACTTTAGAGTGGAGAAACCAGGCAGACAACACCCGACCAACTGACCAAAGTTTATACTGTCagtaataagacaaacaaaaatcatatgctTCCTGATATAACGCACTGAGGATATAATATCATTTATGtagtattcctgccaaaaatacATAACCAATCATTAGGAGGCATCAAACTTAAATTGAAGGCTATTCTATAAAATAAGTAATCTTTACATTGCAAAATGGCAAAGTCATGAAGGACAAAAACAGAAACTGTTCCACCTTACAGTAATgtacagaaatacagaaatatgacAATTATACACAATACATGGTCTTGaatccaggttttctttttttcttttttttttaaagagtattatTAGAGAACTGACAAACTGAATTAAATCTCTAAGTTGTATAACTGTATTGGATCAAAGTTCCTGATTTTAATAGCTAAACTGTTATTGTGTTGGAGAACATCCCTGTTGTTAGTAAACACGCACTGGAGACATCATGTCTgaaacttactctcaaatggttcagaaaaacaaagtaatacgTATGTATGGAGAGAGAATAAAGCAAATGTAGTAAAATGGTAACAGTTGAGGAATCTGGATATAGcgttctttgtactattctttctacttttctgtaattttgaaattttgttacatgtattcattttgtatctataaatatttatacaatatttatatttgtacttaCATACAACTCAAAAAGCTACAAAATTCATACTCCATGATATTGTCAGAAAACACCCAGCTACAGATGACATAGTTGGTAACTTCATCGCGTTttgatcatttcatttattcacatatttagtCTCATAGCCCACAGTGAACACCTATCTCTTCTTCATACTAAAagccttttgaaatattttatcaacTTGGTACTCACAGCAAAAACATGATTTCCTTATTATTTCCAGAGGAAATTATTTCCTCAATTCACTGTCCTGGCttaatttttcctaaatattgttttatacacaATAAAGCTGCATTTCATGATACAGTTATCTGCATATTTAATACTTTCATTCTTATATGTATTATTTGTAGACTTTTTTTCATAATCAGAGAAGACTTTCAAGCATTTTATGGCAATCAGAGAGTTATTCGTTGGTGTAAATTCTCTAATATTACATGCTTGTGACTTTTAATAAAAAGTTCTCACATTTACTATTCTTATAGGATTTACTCTGGTATAAATTCTGATGCATCTGAAATTTGATTTCTCAATGAAAATACTGCAACATTTCTGtcttgtgtggttttattttcctatgaGACCTTCtctgatataaaataatgtacaCTTCTACAAGTTTTCACAAAATTACTACATTCATAGTGGTTGTCTTTGTTGTATGTACGTACTATGACTTCTGTGTGAACTTTTGTACATTTGCTGAATTCAGTTCCTCTCCTGTATGCATTTCCTGATGAATAAGCAAGTTATTACTACAGATTTTATATCTATTTACTGTATTAAtgatttctctcattttaattctctagaaaaataaatttgagtgaGAACTTCTATTTATTCATTGTATGTATAAGAATTCTTTCCTATATGCCTGTAATCTCATGTTGGAATGAACTTCCtgagtgctttatttttttctgtatccaGGTGATTTCTCTCCTATATGATGTCTTTGGTGTCTACTGAGGTGTGACTTGACACTAAAGGaattcccacattcactgcattcACAGGGTTTCATCATGTGTTCTTTGGTGTCTATTTAGACCATGCTTACAGatgaaagctttcccacattcactatATACATAGGGTTTTTCTCTCTTGTATGGGTTCTCTGGTGTATGAAAAGTTGTGACTTACGGCTGAAAATTTTCTGACAATCACAGCATTCATAggttttctctcctgtgtgaattctctaatgtacagtgagctgtgccttctgTGTGAAAACTTTCCCTCAATCACTGCATCTGTAGGGTTTTTCTCCTGGATGTGTTCTCTGGTGTTTAACAAGTAGTGATTTAGTGCTGAAGGCTTTGACGTTCACCACACTggtaaggcttctctccagtgttAACTCTCTGATATAAAGTGAGTTCTGACTTCTGGTTGAAAGCTTTTGGACATTCTTTGCATGAAAAgggcttttctccagtgtgagttctctgatgttcaATGAGCCGTGACCTGAGCATAAATGCTTTCTGACACTGATTGCATTCATTGGGCTTTTCTCCTGTATGAGTTTTCTGATGTAAAGTGAAATTAAACTTCAGAGAGAAGGTTCTTCCACATTCCCTGCATCCATaagttttctcacctgtatgaGTTCTCTCATGCTTAATGAGATGTGACTTACTAATGAAGGTTCTTGGACACTTActgcattcatagggtttctcacttgtgtgagttctctgatgaaAAGCTAGATTAGATTTGCGGGAGTAgactttcccacattcactgcattcgtagggtttctctcctgtgtgataCTTCTGGTGTCTAGTGAGCTGAGCCGTACTATTAAAAGCTTTCCGACATTCCCTGCactcataaggtttctctcctgtgtgagttcGCAGATGTGAAATAAACTTTGCCTTCCGAATAAAAGCTTTCGGACATTCGCTGCATTCATActttttctctcctgtatgaatcATCCGGTGTTCAGTTAGCTGTGATTTCTGTGAGAAAAATTTTCTGCACTCACTGCAtccatagggtttctctcctgtgtgagttcGCAGATGTGAAATGAGTCCATTCTTCTGTGCAAAAGCTTTCTCACATTCACTGCAtccatagggtttctctcctgtgtgagttcGCAGATGCAAAATGAGGCTGTTCTTCTGTGTAAAAGCTTTCTCACATTCACTGCAtccatagggtttctctcctgtgtgagttcGCAGATGTAAAAGAAGGCCCTTCTTCTGTGCAAAAGCTTTCCCACACTCACTGCAtccatagggtttctctcctgtgtgagttcGCAGATGTGAAATGAGGCTGTTCTTCTGTGCAAAAGCTTTCTCACATTCACTGCATCCatatggtttctctcctgtgtgagttcGCAGATGTAAAATGAGGCCGTTCTTCTGTGCAAAAGCTTTCTCACATTCACTGCAtccatagggtttctctcctgtgtgagttcGCAAATGTAAAATGAGGCCCTTCTTCTGTGCAAAAGCTTTCCCACACTCACTGCAtgcatagggtttctctcctgtgtgaattctctggtgtaCAAGGAGTTGTGACATGTAGTTAAAGGATTTCTGACATTCACTACATTTGTAAAATCTCATTTCTATAGGATTTATATTCAGGCATGACTTCTTACTGACAGTTTCTCCACAATCATAACCATAGCAATTAATTCCAGGCTGAGTGTTTTTGTGCATAGCATGGACAAATAATTTCTCAAGCAGATTTAACTTTTCAGCTTTCTTATTTACAtaatttctgttttggaaaagtAAATCTAAATTATGTTTCAAAGTTCTTCCATGTAAGTCAAAGTGATCAAAGTCTTCACTCGGGTGAAACACTTCCCCACATGCACCGTATCCACAGAGGACCCCATGCGTCTCCACGGGGTCAAGCTTGTCAGAGTGTTCCTGGTGCCAGTTTACACCATCATCAACTCGCCAGGTGTCTTCTAGGACGGAGACCAATGAATCTTTATATGATTAGGTACGGGAAGGTGCAGGCTCTCATAACAAGgatcaaagaaagaaatgatattcTGGATATAGGATATAAGTTAGAGGCATCtagtagaaggaaaagagaaaatagaaggaaagcagaggaaCACAAAAGTCATACAAAACAtgggaaaaggggggaaaaaatccatgTGTATTTGGAAGCATAATTCTGACCACGGTTGAGGTATTGAATAGGAGGAAGGCAACATAAGTAGTGTTGGTGAGGACAAGTGAAGATGCTAGAAAGAATAACCAAGAAAGCAAGGTCCTAATTCAGATTCCAGAGATCTGATAAAGACAGAATAGACATAAGGGGCCAATCTCCTTCTAAATATCAAGCAGAGAGTCCCAATAGGAGCAAGGTGATGAGTAGAAGAATCCTTAACAACATCTAGAAAGCTGTGTCAACTACTTTGTCTTATACTTAAGGGTTCAGGAATTTTAAAGTAGAGTTCTCAAAAGAACCTATCTAAGATTCTAACTCCCTACACACTCATTCATCTACCTGTTTTATATTCACTCACCTAGACTGCCCTTACTGCAGACTTCTCCCTCTACAATCCATGACAATTCTTGCTCCATCTGGAAGAATGCTTATGGTCTAAAAGCCTAATAATTTGTATATACACAAACATGGGCCCAAGAGCTTGGTCTTCAGAACCTCTGAAATTAGGAAGATCTGTTTCAGAGTCAGCATCTCAACAAAGTGAAAAACTTTCACTCGAGCAGTGAGACCACCATCCTCTCTCCAGGTTCATAGAGACACAAAGATTCTACCATCTATAAATCCTAAgtttaaagacattaaaaacttCAGAGGACCTATAAATTctagtaattaaagaaaaaaaggcaatagaCTGAGAGTTCACCAAGAGATCCATAAGAAACATATCCTTACCGACTGACACGAGGTTGCTATAATTTTCCAACATTACATTCCAGTATAAGTTCTTCTGAGCAGCATCCAGTAGCTGCCACTCCCCCGAAGTGAAGTCCACAAACACATCCTTAAATGACAATGTTACCTGTAATAGCATATTCCTGTTTCAGGTGATTTTTCATTCaatgacatggaaaaaaatgcatatgaatTTACTATGATCATTTTCACAATATATTGTATATCCAAAAGGTTTAGTAAATTTAGGTTTACCTTACATCTTATAGAAGAAACTTAAAGCTCATTAAAAATATCATGCCactggtactggcataaagacagacacatagatcaatggaacacaacagagaacccagaaataaatcaatgcctatatggtcatttaacctatgacataaaaaacaaaaatttacattggggtaaagacagtctattcaataaatggtgcttgggaAATTggacaaatacatacaaaaaaaaaaaaaagaaagaaagaaaaagaaactggaccaccttcttaagccatatacaagaataaaccccaaatagattaaagacttatgtgtaagacctgaaaccataaaactcctaaaagaaaatatgggaaggaAACCCTCAGACAttattcttagtaatatttttactgatgtatctcctcgggcaagggaaacaaaagaaaaaataaacaaatgggactacatcaaactgaaaagttttttcacagcaaaggaaaccatcaataaaacaaaaagacatcatactgagaagatatttgccaatgatacatctgataaagggctaatatccaaaatttataaagaacccaTACGGTTTAaaaaccaagatggcacagtaggcaAACGCTGTTCTTTcaacaaccacatcaaaattacaactaatctacaaaacaccattattgagaattgcctaaaatcaagctgaactaaagcttttcaactaaggacgtgcagaagaagccacctccaggctggtaggaaggtcagagatgcggaacgggctggtcccacacccgcatataaccattaaagatcaggaagGCTACTTCGGCTGTGGGGGTCCCTCCCCATCCCCTTGAAGGGCAAGATATCgcagccccactccagcccagggttccagtgctggggagagaagcccCCAAAATTTccggttgtgaaaaccagcggagattgtgactgagtgagacagtgcagctgcactcacaggcgctcctcttaaagggactgtgcacagacttatccaccaacggaatcactcattctgagctccagcactggggcagtagcTAGAAAGCCGGCAGGGACAAATGGTAGGGTATAGAGTTGTCTGGCTTGGAACAGGGcgggagaggcagctttctcctggatgggggagctggcagaggccattgtttcttttttgagccctccctcttcacAGTGCACAAACAAAGGCGGCCGCCATTCACTCCCCACAccctggcgatttgagacctgtccccacccaactttcgggcatacccaggctccttccagggGCTTTTGCACGCAGAGCACCTGCCTTGGCTCAGCTTCAGACTTTcttagggtctctcaaaggttcccggaacccagacaagcagcacctggcttgagcatgtcctgtacctatggctgagcagccctaagctgacACAAACAGCAGCCTGGTCTtggttcgcagcttggcctctcaaggtgcttccaagcacagcaccgGTGGCagacatctgcggatttctttctggctcccactgggtggcccagggtggggcacaggctgtggctgaagtagactgtggggacagagtcccatagaacagtttccaggctctcggcctcgcgtggaggggtgctggctcaggtggtggatGGCTGtcggctgtgactggttggctaCTGGCTGTAGCTGGTTGGCCAactggctgctgatgtaactgctgtgactacggtggttggctggttggttggcaggcagagaaagtGAACGGTGAATACTGTATATCATGTGGCTActacttcctgtgtgtgtctcgcccggccTCCAGAGAGACTggagtgcaggaagaccccttgttggggtactggcagatgtttgcttcctgtgtctacTACCCAGTCACCAGCGTgaatatagaggtatgactcccccatctatggctccgtgggtgctccattttggcctcaccatatcctgtgttcttttgtGGGGA
The DNA window shown above is from Rhinolophus ferrumequinum isolate MPI-CBG mRhiFer1 chromosome 15, mRhiFer1_v1.p, whole genome shotgun sequence and carries:
- the LOC117034440 gene encoding zinc finger protein 84-like; its protein translation is MLESLATSQEQLKMTKFKVTLSFKDVFVDFTSGEWQLLDAAQKNLYWNVMLENYSNLVSVEDTWRVDDGVNWHQEHSDKLDPVETHGVLCGYGACGEVFHPSEDFDHFDLHGRTLKHNLDLLFQNRNYVNKKAEKLNLLEKLFVHAMHKNTQPGINCYGYDCGETVSKKSCLNINPIEMRFYKCSECQKSFNYMSQLLVHQRIHTGEKPYACSECGKAFAQKKGLILHLRTHTGEKPYGCSECEKAFAQKNGLILHLRTHTGEKPYGCSECEKAFAQKNSLISHLRTHTGEKPYGCSECGKAFAQKKGLLLHLRTHTGEKPYGCSECEKAFTQKNSLILHLRTHTGEKPYGCSECEKAFAQKNGLISHLRTHTGEKPYGCSECRKFFSQKSQLTEHRMIHTGEKKYECSECPKAFIRKAKFISHLRTHTGEKPYECRECRKAFNSTAQLTRHQKYHTGEKPYECSECGKVYSRKSNLAFHQRTHTSEKPYECSKCPRTFISKSHLIKHERTHTGEKTYGCRECGRTFSLKFNFTLHQKTHTGEKPNECNQCQKAFMLRSRLIEHQRTHTGEKPFSCKECPKAFNQKSELTLYQRVNTGEKPYQCGERQSLQH